The Thermasporomyces composti region GGAGCCCGCTAGGTGAACGCCACGCGCCAGCGTTCCAGGTCGCGTGCGATCGGGAGGGTCCGGTGGAGCTCACGGACCAGGATCTCCGCGAGACGACGGGCGGAGGCCTCGTCGAGCCTGGTGATGTGGCCGAACGCCCACAGTTGCTGACGCGCGAGCGCTGCCGGAATGGCCGCTCGTTCCTCCGGTGCGAGGGGGTGGTCGAGGCCGCTCTCGTAGCGGTCGACCAGACGGCGTAGCAAGGGGATCCGCTCGTCTTCGGGTGGTGTGAGCGTGAGGTCGGCGAAGAAGAGCGTCAGGGCGAGGTCATCCACCCGTGGACGGTGCCCGAGGAAGTCGAAGTCGATGACAGCGGCGACGTTCCCGCAACGGAACAGCACGTTGTTGTCCCAGAAGTCGCCGTGAACGAGCTGCCGGCGCGTCGGTGGCGAGGCGGCTTCCGCGGCGGCGACGATGTCCGCGAGCTCTTCCGCCTCGTCGCACATCCGTTGGACGTCCCTCCTGACGCTGTCTCCCCAGGAGCGGATCCGCGCGACACCTCGGGCGGTCGTCGCGAGCGCGTCCGTCGCGTCGACCGCGTTGGCGAAGTCCGGGTACCGCGTCTCGGTCGAGGCACCGACACCAGCGAGCGTGGCGTGGATGCGGCCGAGCAACGGCATGCCAGCGTCGAGACGCGTCCAGGTGTCCATGTGGGCGTCGTGCGCGACGTACTCCTCGACCTCGACGAGGCGCCCATCGACCGAGATCCACGGCTGTTCGTCGATCGTAGGGATGAGCGCGGGGATAGG contains the following coding sequences:
- a CDS encoding phosphotransferase enzyme family protein, which produces MTESIEGEQAECSTPTRELLAEVWAAYRLTGEPRLLTGSGVRDLDDPTGVERGVNLNLLAEQYGRPVVVRAYLPRVTSRRLADLQRIRGLLRDAGMPIPALIPTIDEQPWISVDGRLVEVEEYVAHDAHMDTWTRLDAGMPLLGRIHATLAGVGASTETRYPDFANAVDATDALATTARGVARIRSWGDSVRRDVQRMCDEAEELADIVAAAEAASPPTRRQLVHGDFWDNNVLFRCGNVAAVIDFDFLGHRPRVDDLALTLFFADLTLTPPEDERIPLLRRLVDRYESGLDHPLAPEERAAIPAALARQQLWAFGHITRLDEASARRLAEILVRELHRTLPIARDLERWRVAFT